The DNA window GCACCTCGGCGATCCGCGTCGAGGGGCGGCCGTACACGACGATCGAAATGAACCTCGTGCGGCGGATGATCGATCTCTTGCTCGCCGACTGCGAGAAGGCCTTCGCGCCGCTCACCCAGATCAACTTCACGCTGGAGCGCCTCGAGACCAACCCGCGCTTCGCACCGATCTCACGTCCGGCCAACGCCTGCATTCTCATCCAGTTCCGCGTCGACATGGAAGATCGAGGCGGCATCGTCGAGATGCTGCTTCCCTACGCCACCATCGAGCCCATCCGCAATCTTCTGTTGCAGATGATCATGGGCGAGAAGTTCGGTCGCGACAATATCTGGGAAGGTCACCTCGCGACCGAGATCTACAATGCCGACATCGAAGTCGATGCCGTGCTGGTCGAGGAAGAGCTGCCGCTTTCCATGGTGATGGACCTTGAGGTGGGGCAGACGCTGTTGTTCGGCGTGTCGCCGGATGACCCGGTGGCCATCAAATGCGGTGATGTTCACATCACTTCAGGTAACATTGGCCGGCTCGGTGATAAGGTGTCGGTAAAGATCAACAGGAACCTTAAGCGGCCGCGTATGACGCTGGCGGCCTTCGAGCGCGCGGTTCAGAAGGAGATGCAGAACACATGACCTCCGGCCTCAATCTCGGCGTGGCGATCGAGATCGTCGTTGCCATCCTTCTTGCGCTCACCATCGTCTATTGCGCCATTCTCAACCGCCGTCTGACGCGGCTGAGGGCTGACGAAGAGATATTGCGCGCCACCATTTCCGAGCTGATCACCGCCACCGAGATCGCCGAGCGGGCGATTCTCGGCTTGAAGGCGACGGCGTCCGAGTGCGAACGGGCGGTGGGTGGTCGCATGTTGGCCGCCGAGACGCTGCTCGGCGATCTGGATCAGCGGCTGACCGCCGGCAATGAGATCATCAAGCGGATCGGAGCCATCGTCGGCGCGGCGCGCACCAGCGCGCTCACACCGATGCCGGATGTCGACGTGGAGCCCGTGGGGCGCGAAAGCTCGGCACGTAACCTCAAGGCGGCGGCCGAGGCGGCCGCGGAGCGTCTGTCGGCTCTCCGGCGCGGCAAGCGGGAGGCCGCTGCGTGAAAAGGATCCGCCTGCTCCCGCTGGTGCTGATCGCTGTTTCCGCGTTGCTCGCCGTGAAGGTGCTCGGCTTCGTGATGGGAGTGGAGCCGTTCGCGGTGGGGCCGCATCCGGCGATTGCATCTGGCGCCGAGGCGGCTGGTCATGGTGAGGCAGCGGCTCCGGCCGCCGCTGGGGCCGACACGTCGGCGGTCGACCGCCTGACGGCGCCCGTCGATCTCGCCGAGGAATACAAGAAGCTGAAAGACGCGCAGGACAAGGCCGCGGCGGGGCATGGCGAAGCGCCGGCTGAAGGGCACGGCGGCACGCCGGCTGGCGCGCCGGCCGCGGGTGCCACTCACGAGGCCGCACCGGCGGCCGACGCTTCCCATGGTGCTGCGCCTGCCGATGGGAAACCAGCCGGAGAGGCCGCGCCGGCAGCCGATGCCACGAAGACCGCAGCGCCTGCCGACGCTAAGCCGGCCGGGTCGGGTGGCAATGGGGCCGCGCCGACGGATGCCAAGCCGGCCGATGCCGGCCATGCCGCGCCGGCGGATGCAAAGCCGGCCGACGCCGGTGGTCACCAAGCCGCTCCCGCCGCGGATGCCGCGCCGGCCCAGGGAGGACACGCCGCGCCTGCCGAAGGCGGGCATGGCGCCAAGGCGAAGACCGACGTCTATACAGAGCGGCCAAAGGAATATTCGCCGCCGATTGGCTCGTCGGAACGAGCTATCCTCGAGGGGCTGGGCGTACGGCGTGACGAGCTCGACAAGCGGGCGCAAGACCTCGATTTGCGCGCCAAGCTGCTGCAAGCGGCGGAACAGCGCCTCAACGATCGCCTGAATCAGCTGCAATCCATCGAAACCCAGCTCGGTGGAGCCACCGGCGGAAGCGCCCCGGCGGCTCCCGCTCCCGCGCCGGCTTCGACGCCCGCCTCCAAGCCGGCATCCGCGCCGCCGACGACGGCGGCAGCCGCGACCCCGGCCCCGGCCGGGGCGGCACCAGCTATGAACGAGCAACTGGCGTCCCTGGTGTCGCTTTACGAAAGCATGAAGCCAAAGGCCGCCGCCGCCGTGTTTGACAAGCTCGACACCGCCACGCTGCTGGAGCTTGCCACCCACATGAACCCGCGCAAGCTGTCGCCGATTATCGCCGCCATGGACCCTGAGAAAGCCGGCCACATCACCGGCCTGATGGTCGGTGCCCAGGAGGCGCAGAAGCGCGTGGTTGTCCAGGTGGAGCAAGTGGCGCCCTCGCTCGGGCCGGTATCGGGAAATGGCGGCGCAGCACCAGCCGATAACTCGCAATTACCGCAGATCATGCCGGCGCCAGCCGGGCAATGATTGCCGGGTCAAGCGCGGCATTTCCCAGAAAACCGCTTATTTCTAGGGCGGAAGTAACCGCAAATTAAGCGCAGGTCGCCTAGGCTTCCGAAGCGTCGGCACGTCCCGACGTCATCGGGGTGTGTTCATGCGTTTTGCCCGGTTGTTGCGTGAGGCTGCGTTGCGTATTCGGTCGTCGGTCCAACTTGTGGCCGTCGCCGCGACGCTATGCCTTGTGGCGATCGGCGCGCCAAATGTGGCGCAGGCTCAGCAAGCTAAGCAAGCGGCCGAGCCGGTGACCGTCGAATTCCGGTCCAATCCCGATTTCGGCCGAATGGTCCTGACCTTCCCGAACCTCAACCTTCTGCCGCCGCACAAGGTGACATCTGACAGCGGTGTCCTGGTCATTCAGTTCGACCAACCGGTTGACCTCAACGCCGAGGCGGCGGTAACCCGGCTCGCCAACTATGTGCTGATCGTGCGCACCGATCCCGATGGTCTCGGTGTCCGCATGGCGTTGGGCCGCTCTATCAAGGTCAACGTGATGGAGGCCGGGCCGCAACTGTTCGTCGACTTCCTTCCGGGAACCTGGAAAGGCGAACCGCCGCGTCTGCCGGACGAGGTGGTCACTGCGCTTGCCAAAAAGGCCGACGACATGGCCAAGGCGGCCCAGGCGGCGCAAAGACTCGTTGCCGAGACAGAAAAACCGATCCGGATCGATGTCTCCGCGGCGCGTGCGCCGACGTTCAGCCGCCTGACCTTCAAGTGGAATGTGCCGTTCGACGTCGACTTCCGCCGCACCGATCTTGGGGTCGATCTGCGATTCAATCGGATGGCGATGCCGGACTTGACGGCGATCCGTGCCGATCCTCCGCCATTCGTCAGCGACATCACCGCCGAGCAGGGCGATCAGGGGCTCACCGTGCACGTGCTGGCCGAGAGCGTCGCCGACGTTCGCGCCTATAAGGATGGCGACAGTTATGTCGTCGACGTGCGTGGCCCTGATAATCCTGCCGCCATGACACCGCTTGATCACGCCCTGCAGGCGGCCGTCTCGTCGCTGCCCGCCGTTCCCGCTGGCGCGACGCAGGCCGTTGCCGCCGGTGGTCGCGATGCCCCCGCGCCTGCCGCTGAACACCCGGTCACCGATCAGTCGGCCGCCGCTGCGCCGGCTCCCAGCCCCACTCAGCCGGCAGCTTCCCCGGCGGCCGATAGCAATCCAGTGTCTCACGCCGAGGTGGCCTCTCCCGATCATGCCGCCGTGCCGGCCGATAACGCCGCGCCAACGAGCGGCGATGCCGTGTCTCACACACAAACGCCGCCTGCGGTGCAAGTCGCCGCTGCCGACCCGGCCGCACCGACGCAACAGCCGAACACTCAACCGGTCCAGGTCGCTGGGGCCTCGCCGACGCGGCCGGAAATTGTCGCTCCGGCGGGCAAGCCGAAAGCCGATATCGCAGAATTGCCGGAGAACGCGGTTGCACGGGCGCTGGTCGATGGCGTCATTCGCGTCGAGTCCGAGCGTGTCGGACAGGCCGTCCACATCACGTTCCCCTACAAGAGCGAAGTCGGCGCGGCTTTGTTCATGCGTGACAACACGCTCTGGATGGTGTTCGACGACACGGCCCCGATTGATGCTGCCACCTTGCAGGACGCCTTTGTCGGCTTTGCCCGCAGCATCGAGCCGACGACGGTCGATGGCGCTCAGCTTATCCGCATTGAGATGACCGATCATTTCGTATCGACCATGAGCCCGGATGGTCCCAAGTGGGTGATAACGATCGGCGAGATGATTACTGATCCGACTCGGCCGCTATCGATTGCCCGGCAGGTTCACCCGGATGGATCCAAGTCGCTCGATATTCCCTTCGGACCTGTTTCCCGCGTCCACAAGCTGACCGACCCGCGCAGCGAGGATTCCGTTATCGTCGTAACCGGCAAGGGGCAGGCGCGTGGCCTGGTCAAGCCGCACTCCTTCACCGAGCTTGACGCACTGGCCTCGATTCATGGGCTGGCTTTGCTGCCAAAGGTCGATGATCTCTCCGTCGTCGCCGATGGCATTCTGGTGTCAGTCAGCCGGCCGGGGGGCTCGCCGTGTCGACGCTCGCCGAGGAGAAGAAGGCGACTCTGTTCGACCTGCCGGCCGCGCTCGGGTCGTCGGTCGCTCGCAAGGCGGCTTTCATCGATTTTGGCGACGCCCGCGCCGCCGACGTCGCCGGCTACGGTCAAGCCCGACAAAAGCTGATGACAGCGATCACCCAGGCGCGCGATATGCCAGAGCGCGTCAATCTTTGGTACAAGGCGTCGACCCTTGCACTAGCCGAGGGGCTAGGCCCCGAGACGACGGGTATGCTCGATCTTGTCGGTAAACTAGCGCCGGAAGAAACCGCGTCGAGCCGTATGGCCGCCCTGAGGGCGGGCGGCGAATATTTTACCTACCGACCGGAGCAGACCCTGAAGCTCCTGGAACGGCACGACTTTGACGACAGTCCCGACGCATCGGTGTGGAAGGCGATGTCGCTCAGCGATCTTGGCCGGCATGAAGAGGCCGTGGTTGAGTTTGCCAAGGGCGACTCGGTGATCGGTAGCTTTCCGCCGGCTATTCAGCGACGCTATGCGCTGAGCCACATCGCCTCGGCGATCGATCTCAAGGACTACACGACGGCGCGCGATCTGCTAGCGAAGATCGACCCGGCCAGCCTCAGCGCCAACGAGCGTGCCCGGCTCGACCTCCTCAACGCCCTGGCGCGCGATGCGGCCGGCCACGCCACGGATGCGGTGGCGCTCCTGTCCAACATTGTGCGCGAAGATCAGGGGCCGGTCGCCGCCGAGGCCACATATCGTCTCGTACAGTTGCAGCGGCGGGAGGGTCTTATCACCCTCGACCAGGGTATCGATCGACTGGAGCAATTGGCCGTCTCTTGGCGCGGTGACGAACTGGAACTCAAGACGCTGCGTCTGCTCGGCCAGTATTCCATCGAGCGCGGCAATTATCGGCGCGCCTTCGAGGTGATGCGTGTCGCCGAACAGGTCAATCCGAACTCCAGCACGTCGCGCTTGATGACGGACGAGATGCAGTCGGCCTTCTCGCAGGTTTTCCTCGACAAGAAGAGTTCCGATCTTAGTCCGGTGCAGGCCCTGTCACTCTACTATGACTACCGCGAATTGACACCGAGCGGGCGCCGCGGTGATGCCATGGTGCGCAAGCTCGCCGATCGCCTCATCGATGTCGACCTTCTGCCTCAAGCGGCATCTCTGCTCGACTATCAGGTGAAGAACCGGTTGCGCGGCGCGGCGCGCGCTCAGGTGGCCGCCGACCTCGCGCTCGTCTATCTTCTCGACCACCGGCCCGACAAGGCGATGTACACCTTGTCAACCACCCGGCAGGCCTCGCTGCCGGTGGCGATCGAACGGCAGCGGCGCACCGTCGAGGCCAAAGCCATGGCCGAGTCTGGCAATCCGGACGGCGCGCTCGAGGTGTTGCAGCCGCTCGACGGTGTCGAGATTGCGCGTCTGAAGGCAGATATTCTCTGGTCGGCGGATCGTTATGCCGACGCGGGTACGGCCTACGAGCGGATGCTAGGCCCCCGCTGGACCGACGCGATGCCGCTGAGCGACAGCGAGCAGTTAGCCATACTGAAGGCGGGGATCTCCTACACGCTGGCCGGCGACCGCATGAGCGTCGACCGGCTGCGCTCCAAATATACCGAGAAGATGGCGCCGACCGCCAATGGCTCGGCCTTCGACGCGGTGACCGGCCCGATCGTGGCAAGTGGCAGCGACTTCCAAGGCATCGTCAAGTCGATCGCCGATGCCGATACCATGAAGAGCTTCCTGGCCGATTACCGCAAGCGCTACCTCAACGTCGAAACCGGCGGCGACAAGCCGAACATGGTCCTTCCCGCCGACGGCGCCGCCGCGCCAAAGCCCACGGCCTCCAACGCACCGCCAGATGCCGGCGGTACGACCAACACCGGCTGAGGGCGGTTGGGGCCCGTTTGAGGGCCCGTCGGCCAATGGCCAAGCGGTTCGTCGCTTTGATGGGCAGGTCCGCGCGCGCTCCGCCTCAGGTGGCGTAGCTTCGTACCAAGCTGCCAGCGAGCAACGCCCAGCCGTCGACCAGCACGAAGAAGATCAGTTTGAACGGCAACGATACCACCTGCGGCGGCAGCATCATCATGCCCATGGCCATCAGGATCGACGACACCACCATGTCGATGATCAGGAAGGGCAGGTAGATCAGGAAGCCGATCTCGAAGGCGCGGCGCAGTTCGGAGATCATGAAGGCCGGAATGATGATGCGAGTCTCGAGATCGGCCTGACTCTCGGGCTGCGGCAGGTTGGCCAGATCGACGAACAGGCGCAGGTCAGTTTCGCGCGCATGCGCCAGCATGAAAGCGCGCATCGGCTGCATGGTGCGAGCAAAGCCCTCGGTTAGCTCGATCTGATTGTTGACCACCGGCTCGATGCCGTTGGTGTAGGCCTCCTGGAAGGTCGGGGCCATGATGAAGGCCGTCAGAAACAGAGCCAGGGAGATCATCACCGCGTTGGGAGGGGCCGACTGCAAGCCAATTGCCGATCGCAACAGCGACAACACGACGACGATGCGTGTGAATGACGTCATCATCACGACAATCGACGGGGCCAGGCTGAGGACGGTGAGCAGCCCGACCAGCTGGACCGCGCGTTCGGTCAGCGTCGATCCCTGACCGAGCGAAATGCTGACATCCTGGGCCTGTGCAAGCCCGGCGGAAAGGCCGAGCCAGAGGACGCCGAGCAGGACAGGGAAGAGGAGGGCGAGGAGCGGCCGCAAGATGGTGCTATGACGGCGTTGCACCGGAGCGGTCGTTGCGTTCTCGTCGGTCCTGAAATCGTCTGTCGCCATCGCGCCCATCCGAGAGGACCGGCGCATAACATACCGGTCGCGGCCGGACGCGAATCATCCGGCTTCTCACGATACTGTCGCCCCGGCCGGAGGGCGGCTCAAGGCGACAGCTATCGAAAGCGGTGAGGCAGTCAGCGTTTTCCCTTGGAATCGCCAGCCAACTCGTCGAGCAGGCGGGCCATCTCGTTTTCCAAGGATGAGAAGTCAGCACTGTTCTGGGCGTCGTTCTCCGTCGCCTCGGCAGGCTTGGCGGACGCACGAGGGGTAGCCACCGGCTCCGGCGCAGCCACCGGCTCGGCCGGTGGCTCAACCGCGCGAGGTGGCTCCACGGCGACGGGCGGACGTACCGGTGAGCGCTGCTGAGCGGCCGGTGTGGCCGACTCTCGAGACATGGTCGGCTCCCGCTGAACGGTCGGACGGGGCGGCTGAGCGGGGCGGGGCCGAAGCCAGGCGGAAGCGGCGGACTGGCTCGCTTTCGGCGGCTCTGGCTTGGGGGCAGGCTCTGCGACGACGGCGGGCGGCTGGGCCGCCTCAATCTTCATTTCCTCGATCTCGCTCTTCAGCGCTTCGTCGAGCTGCCGGGCCAGGTCGTCAAATCCGGGGCCATCGTTGAGGGCGGACACGGATTCGCTAGCCGGACCCGCGCGCTGGGCTTCGACGGCTTTATGCTCGGCTTGCTGTGCCTCGTGCGACGGCCTTTCGCTGACCGCCTTGTCGGGCACGATCGGCGAAATGGGAGCCACCGTCGGCTCTACGCGGTGCGCTTCCGGCGGTATGTAAGGTGATGTCGCCGCGGTACGAGCCACGTCGGGCGCCCGGGGCGGAACGCGATTGAGGCGGGCCTGGATTGAGGTCGCCTTAGGGTGCTCGCTGGCAACATGCGAGGGGAAAGTCGGACGGGCCGGCTCGACCGCCAACGCTTGCCGCGGCGCCGGCATGACGCGGGGGGCGACAACAGGAGGCTCTACGGTCGGCGCGGCGGATGACGTCCCGACGGCGGGCGTCTCCACGGCGGGATGCTCGGCGTCGTCAGTCGCAGTTTGCGAGGCGGGTGCTGGACGGGTCGCACGTCCAAGGCTGCCGACGGGTACGCCGCGAATAATGGTCGGCTCGACGACGAGGTCGTTTCCGCCGCCCACCAGAATCAGATGCTCGACACCATCGCGCCGCACGAGCAGGAGTCGCCGGCGCTGGTCCAGGGCGATCTGCTCGACGATCGTCAACCGGTTGTGGCGGCTCCGGCCGATCGATAGCTGGCCGCCGGTCGCATAGTTCCGAAGAACCCAGCGGAGCAGCAGCAGCAGTCCGATCACTACGGCGAGGGCTACGGCGTAACGCACAGCGGTTGCTCCCGTGGCGCCAAACCAAGTTACCAGCAATTCCTGCATCTCACTTTATCCACTCAAGACCCGTTTCGTTGAAGGGGCCAGTTCGTCAAGTCGATAGCCGGTTTATCTCGAAATGGGAAATTATTCGGAAACGTCTTCCGGCGCTGCTTTTAGCGTTTCGCTTAACCCTGTTACTCTTCATCGTTCGGTTGTTGCAGAGCGCAACCCTAAGCCCATTAGGCACTTTTCCCCAGCTATCAGCCAAATTGGGCGTTTTTCAAGTCTCTCCTCCTCACGAACAATAGATTGTTAACCATTCATTAACCACGAGGTCGGCAAATATTGCCTATGGTTTTCACGTTGCGAATCCTTGTGCTGGGTCGCGACATTTCGGGCGCCGCTCCCCATGCGGTGTGTCAGGCAGCCGGGTCGGCCGCCATTTCCGGTGAGTTCTTCGATGTCGATCACCGATCTGCCGGTTTTGCAGGCTCTCAAGGGAAAGCTTCGGTTCCACGAGGCCCGGCAAAAAGTGCTCGCCGAAAACGTCGCCAATGCCGAAACGCCTGGCTACACCGCGCGTGACATCAAGGCACCCGACTTCTTTCGCGTGGCGGTCGAAGGCGAGTCGGATTCCGGTGTCGCGACCGTACTGACCAACCCGATGCATATCGCAGGGCCAATGATCAGCAACGTTACACCGGTCCGGACAGAGAAGGTCGGTGGCTATGACGTAACGCCCGATGGCAACGCAGTGTCTCTCGAAGACCAGATGATGAAGGTCACCAGCAACCAGATGGACTTTCAGACGGTGACTTCGCTCTATCAGCGCAGCCTCGGTCTTTTGAAAACCGCTGTCGGCAAGAAGTGAGGTGAGGCCATGGATTTTCTCAAGACACTGATGATCTCCTCCGCCGGCCTCAAGGTGCAGACCGGCCGAATGCGGATTATTGCCGAGAATGTGGCCAATGCCGATTCGATCGCCTCGACCCCGGGCGGCGATCCCTACCGCCGCCAGATTCCGACGGTGACCTCCAAGTTCGACAAGGAACTTGGGGCGGAAATGGTGAAGCTCGGCAAGGTGGTGCCCGACCGTACAGACTTCGAAGTCAAATACGAGCCGAACAGCCCAGCCGCCGACGCCAACGGCAACGTCAAATATCCGAACGTGTCGCCGCTCATCGAAATGGTCGACATGCAGAGCGCTCAACGCACTTACGAGGCCAATCTCAACGTGGTCTCGTCGACGCGCAACATGCTCCAGAAGACCATCGACATCCTGCGCAGCTGAGCGCCCTCAAGAGGAGATTCGTCATCATGGCGCTCACCACCACCGCGCTCAACGCCAGCAATGTGTATGGCTCCATGTCGAGACTGGCGAATCGCGGCCAGTCGGGGCAGGCTAGCACTGGTGCGGCCGATCTGACCGCCGGGGTGAAATCGCCGGACTTCGGCGCCATGGTGCGCGACCAGGTCCAGCAGGTGGTCGACCAGGGTAACGTCTCGGAAGCCAAGCAGGCGAGCTACATGTCCGGCAAGGGCAACATTATTGATGTCGTCACGGCCGTATCCGAAGCCGAGGTGGCGCTCGATACCATGGTGTCGGTGCGTGACAAGGTGATCTCGGCCTATGAGGAAATCATGCGCATGGCGATCTGACGCCAGCGCCGACTTGGAGCGGACGGAATGGGTGGCGCTGAGGTTCTCGACCTGGCCCGGACCGCTATCTGGGTGACCATCAAGGTGGCGGCGCCGGTGATGCTGACCGGTCTCGCTGTTGGCTTCATCGTGTCCTTGTTCCAGGCGCTTACCCAGATTCAGGAACAGACGCTGGCTTTCATTCCAAAGATCCTGTCGATTTTCGTTGTACTGCTGCTGACGCTGCCGTTCATGGCGGACTCGCTCAACAGCTTCATGGTGACGATTACCGAAATGATCGTCCGGGGATGACCATTCACATCCTCCCCGATGTGACGGTGTTGTTTTTGCTGCTGTTCGCTCGTATCGGCGCGTTGTGCATGCTGATGCCCGGCATCGGCGAGCAGACGATCTCGACAAGCGTCCGGCTGACCTTTGCCTTGCTGCTCACCGCCGTCTTCTACCCCGTTCTGTCGAGCCGGCTTCCCTCGGGGCTCGCCAACGACATGAGCCGCCTGATCTTCGCGCTCGTCGCCGAGGTGATCATCGGTGTGGCCATCGGCCTCACCGCGCGTTTGTTGATGAGCGTGATACAGACCGCCGGCACGGCCATCGCGTCCGACATCGGCCTTGGCTTTGCCCAGAGCGTCGACCCCACCATGGGCCAGCAAGGGGCGATCATCTCGTCCTTCCTATCGGTGACCGGCGTGACGGTCATTTTTGTGACCGACCTGCACCATGTGGCGCTGGCCGGTATCGCCGGCAGCTACACCATGTTTCCGCCCGGCGAGATGATACCGGTCGGCGACTTCAAGGACGCCGCCATTCTGACCATTGCCGAGTCGTTCAAGACGGCGCTGCAGATCGCCGCGCCCTTCATGGTGTTCGCGCTTGTCTATAATCTCGGACTCGGCGTCTTGCAGAAGCTTATGCCGCAATTCCAGGTCTATTTCCTGGCGATGCCTCTCACCATCTTGATCGGTCTCGCCATCCTGGCTTCGCTGATCGTCACCATCATCGGCCTCTACCGGTCCTTCGTCGAGACCGGTCTGATGCGCCTCATTCCAAGCTGAGGCAGCCATGGCCGGTCCGGACGACGACAGCGACAAAACAGAAGAACCAACACAACGAAAACTCGAGCAGGCGCACGAGCAGGGCGACGTCATCAAGAGCATGGAGGTGAGCACCTTCTTCGGGCTCGTCGGCGTGACCGCCGTGATCGGGCTTACCGGTTCGGGAGTGATCGGCGTGCTCCTGTCGCCTTTGCGTGGCCTTATCGAGCATGCCGCCGAGATCGCCGTCGATGGCGGCGGTCTCCGCCGTCTCTATATCGCTCTGGTGAGCGGTTTTCTGCTCTCACTGGCTTTTCCGCTGGTGCTGATGGCCCTGGGCGGCATCATTGGCAGCCTTGCCCAGCATCGCATGGTGTTTTCCTGGAAGTCGCTGGAACCCCGCTTCGACAAGGTATCGCCGCTTGCCGGGCTCAAGCGCATGTTTTCGCCGGAAAGCTTTGCCAACTTCATCAAGGGCCTGTTGAAGATCGCCGCGCTCGGCACGGTTATGGTCTCCGTGTTATGGCCGGAACGCGACCGACTTGACGCACTGGTGACTATCGACATCGCGCGTACGATCCTGGTGGCAAAATCGCTAGCGCTTCGTATGCTCGGCTTCACGCTGGCGCTGCTGTTTCTGATCGCTGCCATCGACTATTTCTGGGCGCGCTTCCGCTACATGAAGCGCCAGCGCATGTCACTGCAGGAAGTCAAAGACGAGCACAAGCAGACCGAGGGCGATCCGCATATCAAGGGTCGTATCCGCCAGTTGCGCATGCAGCGGGCCAAGCAGCGCATGATGCAGAAGGTACCGTCCGCTACGGTGGTCGTCACCAACCCGACCCACTACGCGGTGGCGCTGAAGTATGATCATACGACGCCGGCACCGGTTTGCGTTGCCAAGGGGGCCGACGAGGTGGCGCTCCGCATTCGCGAATTGGCGAAGGCGTCCGACGTGCCGATCGTTGAAAATCCGCCGCTGGCCCGCGCGCTCTATGCCAGTGTCGATCTCGATGAAACCATTCCGGAGCAGCACTACAAAGCCGTGGCGCAAGTGGTGGGCTACGTTCTGAATCTCAAGAAGAAGTCGAACTGGCGGTCCTGACAGAGGGTGATCGCGACGCGGACGGGCAGCAAAAGCTGGTATCATCCGCATCTATTCGCAAAAAGGCGCAAGTCAGCGTTTGCCTCGTCACGGGCGATTGCTAAAGATCATGGTTCGAAGAGGCGATTCCCGGCCGGTGCGTGGATCCATCCAGTACGGCGTCGGCGGGCGGGCAGGGCAAGAGTAGCATGAACGAAACCGAGTCATCGGTACCTTCCGTCGAAACGCCGATCGTCGACCGTTCCGAGCGCGGCGGCAACGTCGGCTTGGTGATTGCGCTGGCGTTGGCACTGGTGGCCGCCGCCGCGGTATTTGCCGTGCTCGACCGAGCCGCCGCCGAACCCTATGTGCTCGGCCTG is part of the Pleomorphomonas sp. PLEO genome and encodes:
- the fliM gene encoding flagellar motor switch protein FliM, giving the protein MAGDDDDLSADWGAALAEQRADSGEDMDDLAAEWGAALEEQGVENADAVAAQWAAMIDDNDAELDSTSRGADRVLNQEEIDNLLGFNVEDHVSSDQSGIRSLVNSALVSYERLPMLEIVFDRFVRETTTTLRNFTSDNVEVSLDGISSVRFGDYLNSIPLPAILAVVKAEQWDNYGLMTVDSSLIYSIIDVLLGGGRGTSAIRVEGRPYTTIEMNLVRRMIDLLLADCEKAFAPLTQINFTLERLETNPRFAPISRPANACILIQFRVDMEDRGGIVEMLLPYATIEPIRNLLLQMIMGEKFGRDNIWEGHLATEIYNADIEVDAVLVEEELPLSMVMDLEVGQTLLFGVSPDDPVAIKCGDVHITSGNIGRLGDKVSVKINRNLKRPRMTLAAFERAVQKEMQNT
- a CDS encoding DUF6468 domain-containing protein — translated: MTSGLNLGVAIEIVVAILLALTIVYCAILNRRLTRLRADEEILRATISELITATEIAERAILGLKATASECERAVGGRMLAAETLLGDLDQRLTAGNEIIKRIGAIVGAARTSALTPMPDVDVEPVGRESSARNLKAAAEAAAERLSALRRGKREAAA
- a CDS encoding MotE family protein; this translates as MKRIRLLPLVLIAVSALLAVKVLGFVMGVEPFAVGPHPAIASGAEAAGHGEAAAPAAAGADTSAVDRLTAPVDLAEEYKKLKDAQDKAAAGHGEAPAEGHGGTPAGAPAAGATHEAAPAADASHGAAPADGKPAGEAAPAADATKTAAPADAKPAGSGGNGAAPTDAKPADAGHAAPADAKPADAGGHQAAPAADAAPAQGGHAAPAEGGHGAKAKTDVYTERPKEYSPPIGSSERAILEGLGVRRDELDKRAQDLDLRAKLLQAAEQRLNDRLNQLQSIETQLGGATGGSAPAAPAPAPASTPASKPASAPPTTAAAATPAPAGAAPAMNEQLASLVSLYESMKPKAAAAVFDKLDTATLLELATHMNPRKLSPIIAAMDPEKAGHITGLMVGAQEAQKRVVVQVEQVAPSLGPVSGNGGAAPADNSQLPQIMPAPAGQ
- the fliP gene encoding flagellar type III secretion system pore protein FliP (The bacterial flagellar biogenesis protein FliP forms a type III secretion system (T3SS)-type pore required for flagellar assembly.) — encoded protein: MATDDFRTDENATTAPVQRRHSTILRPLLALLFPVLLGVLWLGLSAGLAQAQDVSISLGQGSTLTERAVQLVGLLTVLSLAPSIVVMMTSFTRIVVVLSLLRSAIGLQSAPPNAVMISLALFLTAFIMAPTFQEAYTNGIEPVVNNQIELTEGFARTMQPMRAFMLAHARETDLRLFVDLANLPQPESQADLETRIIIPAFMISELRRAFEIGFLIYLPFLIIDMVVSSILMAMGMMMLPPQVVSLPFKLIFFVLVDGWALLAGSLVRSYAT
- the flgB gene encoding flagellar basal body rod protein FlgB; this encodes MSITDLPVLQALKGKLRFHEARQKVLAENVANAETPGYTARDIKAPDFFRVAVEGESDSGVATVLTNPMHIAGPMISNVTPVRTEKVGGYDVTPDGNAVSLEDQMMKVTSNQMDFQTVTSLYQRSLGLLKTAVGKK
- the flgC gene encoding flagellar basal body rod protein FlgC encodes the protein MDFLKTLMISSAGLKVQTGRMRIIAENVANADSIASTPGGDPYRRQIPTVTSKFDKELGAEMVKLGKVVPDRTDFEVKYEPNSPAADANGNVKYPNVSPLIEMVDMQSAQRTYEANLNVVSSTRNMLQKTIDILRS
- a CDS encoding flagellar hook-basal body complex protein FliE, with protein sequence MALTTTALNASNVYGSMSRLANRGQSGQASTGAADLTAGVKSPDFGAMVRDQVQQVVDQGNVSEAKQASYMSGKGNIIDVVTAVSEAEVALDTMVSVRDKVISAYEEIMRMAI
- the fliQ gene encoding flagellar biosynthesis protein FliQ produces the protein MGGAEVLDLARTAIWVTIKVAAPVMLTGLAVGFIVSLFQALTQIQEQTLAFIPKILSIFVVLLLTLPFMADSLNSFMVTITEMIVRG
- the fliR gene encoding flagellar biosynthetic protein FliR produces the protein MTIHILPDVTVLFLLLFARIGALCMLMPGIGEQTISTSVRLTFALLLTAVFYPVLSSRLPSGLANDMSRLIFALVAEVIIGVAIGLTARLLMSVIQTAGTAIASDIGLGFAQSVDPTMGQQGAIISSFLSVTGVTVIFVTDLHHVALAGIAGSYTMFPPGEMIPVGDFKDAAILTIAESFKTALQIAAPFMVFALVYNLGLGVLQKLMPQFQVYFLAMPLTILIGLAILASLIVTIIGLYRSFVETGLMRLIPS
- the flhB gene encoding flagellar biosynthesis protein FlhB; this translates as MAGPDDDSDKTEEPTQRKLEQAHEQGDVIKSMEVSTFFGLVGVTAVIGLTGSGVIGVLLSPLRGLIEHAAEIAVDGGGLRRLYIALVSGFLLSLAFPLVLMALGGIIGSLAQHRMVFSWKSLEPRFDKVSPLAGLKRMFSPESFANFIKGLLKIAALGTVMVSVLWPERDRLDALVTIDIARTILVAKSLALRMLGFTLALLFLIAAIDYFWARFRYMKRQRMSLQEVKDEHKQTEGDPHIKGRIRQLRMQRAKQRMMQKVPSATVVVTNPTHYAVALKYDHTTPAPVCVAKGADEVALRIRELAKASDVPIVENPPLARALYASVDLDETIPEQHYKAVAQVVGYVLNLKKKSNWRS